In Candidatus Bathyarchaeia archaeon, the following are encoded in one genomic region:
- a CDS encoding MBL fold metallo-hydrolase: protein MVKEMRLTVVVENSASLEKPYLLAKHGLCFLIEVKIDESRETLIMMDTGPSSDVTLHNIKALGVDLENIEAIVLSHGHYDHVGGLLDVLKQINSQTLVVAHPKILNPKFTYKPNLKHIGPPFKLHDVESAGGLPLLARNSVMLAKGVMTTGEIERSVDFEKTEDFRTVDEGIFKEDAMLDEQSLIFDLEGKGLVVISGCGHSGIINTIRHAQRTAGENNLYAVIGGFHLIKASDERIRKTIDELLKFNLKLIGSCHCTGSKAVQQLNNAFGEHYISLRTGDVLRL, encoded by the coding sequence ATGGTTAAAGAGATGAGATTAACGGTTGTAGTTGAAAATTCAGCCAGCTTAGAGAAGCCCTACTTGTTAGCTAAACATGGACTGTGCTTTCTTATAGAAGTGAAAATAGATGAGAGCCGAGAGACATTGATAATGATGGATACAGGTCCTTCGTCGGATGTTACGCTTCACAATATTAAAGCATTGGGTGTGGACCTAGAGAATATTGAAGCGATAGTTCTCAGCCACGGGCACTATGACCATGTTGGTGGTCTCTTAGATGTGCTGAAACAAATAAACAGCCAAACTTTAGTAGTAGCTCACCCAAAAATCCTCAACCCGAAGTTTACATACAAACCAAACCTAAAACATATAGGCCCGCCATTCAAACTTCACGATGTTGAATCAGCCGGAGGCCTGCCGCTTTTAGCCCGTAACTCAGTCATGTTGGCTAAAGGGGTTATGACAACGGGAGAAATAGAGCGAAGCGTCGACTTTGAAAAGACGGAGGACTTTCGAACTGTTGATGAGGGTATCTTCAAGGAGGATGCTATGTTGGATGAGCAGTCTTTGATATTTGACCTCGAGGGTAAGGGGCTTGTTGTTATTTCCGGCTGTGGGCATTCAGGAATAATAAACACCATTAGACACGCACAGAGAACAGCAGGGGAGAACAATTTATACGCGGTGATTGGAGGTTTCCACCTAATAAAGGCTAGCGACGAGAGGATCCGAAAGACAATAGATGAACTCCTAAAGTTCAACCTGAAACTGATCGGGTCGTGCCACTGCACTGGGTCCAAAGCAGTCCAACAGCTCAACAACGCCTTTGGCGAGCATTACATCTCCCTCAGAACCGGTGATGTTTTAAGGCTTTGA
- a CDS encoding DUF1947 domain-containing protein has protein sequence MRRYFLKGREINNLTEKIPAPIVNYLAEKHLKRRVVVEVAELEGWKVYFFEGRPLLAETEDGKIFPTLGFTEVFSLLPRVIVDMGAVPHICNGADIMAPGVVKIDGEFGGDSLLIIIDEKNLKPIAIGWSIYPSKNMSMTRRGKVAVNVHYVGDKLWKALLSSGLS, from the coding sequence TTGCGTCGTTACTTTCTTAAGGGTAGGGAAATAAATAATTTAACAGAGAAGATTCCTGCCCCCATAGTGAACTATCTCGCTGAAAAGCATCTGAAGAGGCGCGTTGTTGTTGAGGTGGCAGAGCTAGAAGGATGGAAGGTATATTTCTTTGAGGGTCGCCCACTACTCGCAGAGACCGAGGACGGAAAAATTTTCCCGACATTGGGTTTCACGGAGGTGTTTAGTCTACTACCTAGGGTGATAGTGGACATGGGGGCTGTTCCTCACATCTGCAACGGCGCAGACATCATGGCCCCTGGCGTGGTAAAAATTGATGGTGAATTCGGCGGAGACTCTCTCCTCATAATTATCGACGAAAAGAACCTAAAACCAATCGCTATAGGGTGGTCAATATATCCCTCCAAGAACATGTCGATGACAAGGCGGGGAAAAGTTGCAGTGAATGTGCATTACGTGGGAGATAAGCTTTGGAAGGCATTACTGTCATCCGGGCTGAGCTAG
- the pstC gene encoding phosphate ABC transporter permease subunit PstC — protein MKSLLRFKWRIRGDGVFELVGMLFASNILLLLCFMVYELVKGSWLSIQTFGLGFVLGTKWDPAISRIFGALPLILGTIVTSAIALLIGVPISLGTGLALSEYMPKRFGFAFSFLVELLAAVPSVIYGIWGIFVLIPFLRDNVYSSMQTFCGFIPAFSGPIYGGGSLTAGIVLAIMIIPTVSSVMRDLFSVVPNSPREAMIALGATKWETVKTVISYARSGVVGAAMLGLGRAVGETMAVTMVIGNRFHIWPPSLFDAWYTMAAIIANELLEATYDLYVSALMNVALVLLLITLTINLLSRLVVWRALRLVRGIAKE, from the coding sequence ATGAAATCTCTTTTGCGTTTTAAATGGCGAATCAGGGGCGACGGTGTCTTTGAGCTTGTAGGCATGTTGTTTGCTTCTAATATCCTTCTGCTTCTTTGTTTTATGGTCTATGAGCTAGTTAAAGGGTCATGGCTCTCTATTCAAACTTTCGGGTTAGGCTTTGTCTTGGGAACTAAATGGGACCCCGCCATATCTCGGATTTTCGGGGCTTTACCGTTAATACTGGGCACCATTGTCACTTCAGCCATCGCTCTCCTTATAGGCGTGCCCATAAGTCTTGGAACAGGGTTGGCTCTTTCAGAATACATGCCTAAAAGATTTGGGTTTGCATTTTCTTTTCTAGTGGAGCTTTTAGCTGCTGTTCCAAGCGTTATCTATGGGATTTGGGGGATATTCGTCCTAATACCCTTTTTACGTGACAATGTCTATTCAAGTATGCAAACATTTTGCGGGTTTATCCCTGCATTTTCAGGGCCCATCTATGGCGGCGGTTCTCTCACGGCTGGTATCGTTCTAGCGATAATGATTATCCCAACAGTTTCATCTGTTATGCGAGACTTGTTCTCAGTTGTGCCAAATTCCCCGCGAGAGGCGATGATAGCCCTTGGCGCCACAAAATGGGAAACAGTCAAAACAGTGATCAGCTACGCGCGTTCGGGGGTTGTAGGCGCTGCTATGTTGGGACTTGGGCGAGCTGTCGGGGAAACTATGGCGGTCACAATGGTCATTGGAAACAGATTTCACATCTGGCCGCCTTCGCTTTTTGATGCATGGTACACTATGGCAGCCATAATTGCTAATGAACTTTTGGAAGCCACATATGACCTTTATGTAAGCGCGTTGATGAACGTCGCACTCGTTCTGTTGTTAATAACTTTGACAATTAATCTTCTCTCTCGGCTGGTTGTTTGGCGGGCGCTTAGGCTGGTTAGGGGGATAGCTAAAGAGTGA
- a CDS encoding helix-turn-helix domain-containing protein: MDTLFDVLGNETRRRIIRLLAEEPRYLLQLAKELEVSQQAILKHMELLKRYGLVNAYEADSELAAPPRKYYALARSFYMTVGLAGDTCYFRTYEVPPRVKEPAKCPIELKRLEDRLQELEKVSDIAKSLEMADSLICEINRETERLEEAEAALFCLRQKALNLAHKRIREASTELLEREILYNMLGSDRQVDVDLLAEELKTREKKIRDALAALQKRLHFLEKKTRIPDA, encoded by the coding sequence ATGGACACCCTCTTCGACGTTCTCGGCAACGAGACTAGGAGGCGTATAATTAGGCTGCTAGCTGAAGAGCCACGCTACCTCCTACAGTTAGCTAAGGAGCTGGAAGTAAGCCAACAGGCGATCCTGAAACATATGGAGCTTCTCAAACGTTACGGTCTTGTAAACGCTTACGAGGCGGACAGTGAACTTGCAGCCCCACCCCGCAAATACTATGCCCTCGCCAGATCCTTTTACATGACGGTTGGATTAGCTGGTGATACCTGCTATTTCAGAACATACGAGGTACCGCCACGTGTTAAAGAGCCTGCCAAATGCCCAATTGAACTTAAGAGATTAGAAGATAGACTCCAAGAGTTGGAGAAAGTCTCTGACATAGCAAAGAGCCTAGAGATGGCGGATTCGCTGATATGTGAAATCAATAGGGAGACTGAGAGGCTGGAAGAGGCAGAGGCGGCTCTTTTCTGTTTGAGGCAGAAAGCGCTGAACTTAGCTCACAAGAGGATTAGGGAGGCATCGACTGAGCTCCTTGAGAGGGAGATCCTCTACAATATGTTAGGTTCAGACAGACAGGTTGATGTAGACCTACTTGCAGAAGAGTTGAAAACACGGGAGAAGAAGATAAGGGATGCTCTCGCAGCTCTTCAGAAGAGACTCCACTTCCTAGAGAAAAAGACTAGAATCCCCGATGCCTAA
- the pstA gene encoding phosphate ABC transporter permease PstA — MASLIGVPIGLMSGIFLSEYDERKLPVIVRFFNDVLSGVPSIVIGVFAYALIVRSIGFSVIAAAFALAIIMVPIVTRTTEEALKLVPLSLREAAIALGVPRWKTVVSIVFKSAKKTVATGILLSVARIAGESAPVLVTMGYWRWWFAGLNKPATNLALNVFVFVMTPFEGWKALAWGSALVLILLVLGINVAVRVFTRERY; from the coding sequence TTGGCCTCCCTTATAGGCGTCCCCATAGGACTGATGTCAGGCATATTCCTCAGCGAGTATGACGAACGCAAGCTGCCTGTAATTGTTAGGTTCTTTAATGATGTTCTAAGTGGCGTCCCATCCATAGTAATTGGAGTATTCGCCTACGCGTTAATTGTTCGTTCAATTGGGTTTTCAGTTATCGCGGCAGCCTTCGCGCTGGCAATAATCATGGTCCCCATCGTAACTAGGACAACTGAAGAAGCACTAAAACTTGTGCCTCTAAGCCTCCGCGAGGCAGCTATAGCTTTAGGTGTCCCGAGGTGGAAAACCGTTGTCTCTATAGTATTCAAAAGTGCCAAAAAAACGGTGGCAACAGGGATTCTGCTTTCCGTCGCGAGAATTGCCGGAGAATCGGCTCCCGTACTTGTAACAATGGGATATTGGCGGTGGTGGTTCGCCGGCTTAAACAAACCAGCTACTAACCTAGCCTTAAACGTCTTCGTCTTCGTAATGACGCCCTTTGAAGGTTGGAAAGCCCTAGCATGGGGTTCAGCTTTGGTGCTTATACTGCTTGTTTTGGGAATAAACGTTGCGGTTAGAGTTTTCACAAGGGAGAGATATTAA
- a CDS encoding LSm family protein — translation MPEDMATKILEESLGRVVLVKLKGGKSIRGKLQGFDQHMNLVLQEAEDLFPDKSLKLGTIIVRGDNVVVISPPKT, via the coding sequence ATGCCGGAGGATATGGCTACCAAGATTTTGGAAGAGAGCCTCGGCAGAGTCGTCCTAGTGAAGTTGAAGGGTGGCAAGAGTATTCGAGGTAAGTTGCAAGGCTTCGACCAGCACATGAACCTAGTTCTCCAAGAGGCGGAGGATCTATTCCCAGACAAGTCACTCAAGTTAGGCACAATCATCGTCAGAGGAGATAACGTAGTGGTCATATCACCACCAAAAACATGA